One window from the genome of Malus domestica chromosome 01, GDT2T_hap1 encodes:
- the LOC103409460 gene encoding soyasaponin III rhamnosyltransferase-like — protein MEKDDHLSVVMLPWSAFGHMMPFFQLSIALAKAKVHVSFISTPKNIQRLPKILPDLQPFVQLVPIPFPPLDPDLLPEGAEASVDLPFENTDNLKIAYDLLQTPIKQFIGDRLPDWIITDFAAHWVVEIGKEYGVPLVYFTVVSAATVVVFSSAENPSSGNTDDTLPSPESLTSPPDLVTSQSTVAYREHEAVDMHEGLYGVNDSGISDAERHAKILSACRVFAIRSCYEFEGEYLEAYKNRSGKLVIPTGLLPPEIPAKGVKGEISTDDGIFEWLDKQKTRSVVFVGFGSECKLSKEQVFEIAHGLELSELPFLWALRKPNWANSEADALPLGFVDRVSEKGLVCIGWVPQMEILAHPSVGGSLFHSGWGSIIETLQFGHVLVVLPFIIDQPLNARLLEEKGMAVEVKRRGDGSFSRDDIAKTLRHAMVEEEGERLRSNARKAATVFGDHKLHQDHYIGKFVNFLKNNTTKRSSGS, from the coding sequence ATGGAAAAAGATGATCATCTTAGCGTTGTGATGCTGCCATGGTCTGCCTTTGGCCACATGATGCCTTTTTTCCAACTTTCAATAGCTTTAGCAAAAGCAAAAGTTCATGTCTCCTTCATATCCACACCAAAAAACATCCAAAGACTCCCCAAAATCTTACCAGATTTGCAACCCTTTGTGCAATTAGTCCCCATTCCATTTCCACCGTTGGATCCCGACTTATTGCCGGAAGGAGCTGAGGCCTCGGTGGACCTCCCCTTTGAAAATACTGACAACTTGAAGATTGCATACGACCTCCTGCAAACACCCATCAAGCAGTTCATTGGGGATCGATTGCCTGATTGGATCATAACCGACTTTGCTGCTCATTGGGTCGTAGAGATTGGCAAAGAGTACGGCGTTCCACTTGTCTATTTTACTGTTGTCTCTGCTGCTACAGTTGTCGTTTTTAGTTCAGCTGAAAATCCCTCCAGTGGTAATACAGATGATACTCTGCCATCGCCGGAAAGCCTTACTTCGCCGCCGGATCTGGTTACTTCTCAGTCAACGGTCGCATACCGAGAGCACGAGGCGGTCGATATGCACGAGGGCCTTTACGGAGTGAATGATTCCGGCATAAGTGATGCCGAAAGGCACGCCAAGATTCTATCAGCTTGTCGAGTTTTCGCCATTCGGAGTTGCTATGAGTTTGAAGGAGAGTACTTGGAGGCATACAAGAACAGGTCTGGGAAGCTTGTGATTCCCACTGGTTTGCTTCCTCCTGAGATACCTGCAAAAGGGGTAAAAGGAGAAATTTCCACTGATGATGGGATCTTTGAATGGCTCGATAAGCAAAAAACCAGGTCAgttgtgtttgtagggtttggGAGTGAGTGTAAGTTGAGTAAAGAGCAAGTCTTTGAGATAGCTCATGGGCTGGAGCTATCAGAACTCCCTTTTCTTTGGGCACTCAGAAAACCCAATTGGGCGAATAGTGAAGCCGATGCTCTGCCTCTAGGGTTTGTCGACCGTGTATCAGAGAAGGGGCTTGTTTGCATCGGATGGGTGCCCCAAATGGAAATCTTGGCACACCCATCGGTTGGGGGTTCTCTGTTTCACTCTGGATGGGGATCAATAATTGAGACTCTGCAATTTGGGCATGTTCTTGTTGTGCTACCATTCATTATTGATCAGCCTCTGAATGCAAGGCTTTTGGAGGAGAAGGGTATGGCTGTCGAAGTGAAACGACGCGGAGATGGGTCGTTTAGTAGAGATGACATAGCCAAAACACTCCGGCACGCGATggtggaggaggaaggagaGCGGCTGAGATCCAATGCTAGGAAAGCTGCAACTGTTTTTGGAGATCACAAGCTGCACCAAGACCACTACATTGGCAAGTTTGTCAACTTTCTTAAAAACAACACTACAAAAAGGTCATCCGGTTCTTAG
- the LOC103428042 gene encoding putative UDP-rhamnose:rhamnosyltransferase 1 isoform X2: MAKDLRVVMLPWSSFGHIIPYFQLSVALAKAKVHVSLISTPKNIQKLPKFSTDLRSFIHLVPIPFPPLDPGFLPEGAEATVDVPFEKTDNLKIAYDLLQEPIKQFIGEQLPDWIISDYAAHWVVDIAKEYGIPVGYFSPFCMAGSAFFGGPENLLGANRNHALPTPESLTSPPDWVAFASTVAFREFEAFYVPRGFFGANGSGISDSARLAKIVSGSQVLAIRSCDEVEGEYLEVYKKLTGKPVMSTGLLLLEIIYYREISTDDGIFKWLDKHETRSVVFVGFGSECKLSKEQVFEIAYGLELSELPFLWALRKPSWANNDVDALPVGFVDRTSEKWLVCLGWVPQMEILAHPSIGGSLFHSGWGSIIETLQFGHVLVALPMVFDQPLNARLLEDRGLAVEVKRSRDGSFSRDEISKKLRHAMVEEEGEKLRSNARKAAAVFGDHKLHQDHYIGQFVNFLKNNCTKRTS, from the exons ATGGCAAAAGATCTTAGAGTTGTGATGCTTCCATGGTCTTCCTTTGGCCACATTATCCCGTATTTCCAACTTTCCGTAGCCTTGGCAAAAGCTAAAGTTCATGTCTCCCTCATATCCACGCCAAAAAACATCCAAAAGCTCCCAAAATTCTCAACGGATTTACGATCCTTTATACATTTAGTCCCCATTCCATTTCCTCCATTGGATCCCGGCTTCTTGCCTGAAGGAGCTGAGGCCACAGTGGATGTACCCTTTGAAAAaacagacaacttgaagatTGCATATGATCTGCTGCAGGAACCCATTAAGCAGTTCATTGGGGAGCAGCTGCCTGATTGGATTATATCTGACTATGCAGCTCATTGGGTGGTCGACATCGCCAAAGAGTATGGTATTCCAGTTGGCTATTTTTCTCCTTTCTGTATGGCTGGCAGTGCCTTCTTTGGCGGACCAGAAAATCTCTTGGGTGCAAACAGAAACCATGCTCTCCCAACACCGGAAAGCTTAACATCGCCACCGGATTGGGTTGCGTTTGCTTCAACGGTGGCGTTTCGAGAGTTTGAAGCGTTTTATGTGCCTCGAGGCTTTTTTGGAGCGAATGGAAGTGGGATAAGTGATTCTGCAAGACTTGCCAAGATTGTTTCCGGAAGTCAAGTTTTAGCCATTCGTTCTTGCGACGAGGTTGAAGGAGAATACTTGGAGGTTTACAAGAAACTTACTGGAAAGCCAGTGATGTCCACAGGTCTGCTtctgttggaaattatatattata GGGAAATTTCCACTGATGATGGGATCTTTAAATGGCTTGATAAGCACGAAACCAGGTCAGTAGTGTTTGTAGGGTTTGGGAGTGAGTGTAAGTTGAGTAAAGAGCAAGTCTTTGAGATAGCCTATGGGCTGGAGCTATCAGAACTCCCCTTTCTTTGGGCACTCAGAAAACCCAGTTGGGCAAATAATGATGTTGATGCCCTGCCTGTAGGGTTTGTTGACCGTACATCAGAGAAATGGCTTGTTTGCTTGGGGTGGGTGCCCCAAATGGAAATCTTGGCACACCCATCAATTGGGGGTTCTTTGTTTCACTCTGGATGGGGATCTATAATTGAGACTCTTCAATTTGGGCATGTTCTTGTTGCTCTACCAATGGTCTTTGATCAGCCACTGAATGCAAGGCTTTTGGAGGACAGGGGTCTGGCTGTCGAAGTGAAACGCAGCCGAGATGGGTCATTTAGTAGAGATGAGATATCCAAAAAACTGAGGCATGCAATGGTGGAAGAGGAAGGAGAGAAGCTGAGATCCAATGCAAGGAAAGCTGCAGCTGTTTTTGGTGATCACAAGCTGCACCAAGACCACTACATTGGCCAATTTGTCAACTTTCTCAAGAATAATTGTACAAAGAGAACGTCTTAA
- the LOC103428042 gene encoding putative UDP-rhamnose:rhamnosyltransferase 1 isoform X1 — protein sequence MAKDLRVVMLPWSSFGHIIPYFQLSVALAKAKVHVSLISTPKNIQKLPKFSTDLRSFIHLVPIPFPPLDPGFLPEGAEATVDVPFEKTDNLKIAYDLLQEPIKQFIGEQLPDWIISDYAAHWVVDIAKEYGIPVGYFSPFCMAGSAFFGGPENLLGANRNHALPTPESLTSPPDWVAFASTVAFREFEAFYVPRGFFGANGSGISDSARLAKIVSGSQVLAIRSCDEVEGEYLEVYKKLTGKPVMSTGLLPPEKPTRRAKGEISTDDGIFKWLDKHETRSVVFVGFGSECKLSKEQVFEIAYGLELSELPFLWALRKPSWANNDVDALPVGFVDRTSEKWLVCLGWVPQMEILAHPSIGGSLFHSGWGSIIETLQFGHVLVALPMVFDQPLNARLLEDRGLAVEVKRSRDGSFSRDEISKKLRHAMVEEEGEKLRSNARKAAAVFGDHKLHQDHYIGQFVNFLKNNCTKRTS from the exons ATGGCAAAAGATCTTAGAGTTGTGATGCTTCCATGGTCTTCCTTTGGCCACATTATCCCGTATTTCCAACTTTCCGTAGCCTTGGCAAAAGCTAAAGTTCATGTCTCCCTCATATCCACGCCAAAAAACATCCAAAAGCTCCCAAAATTCTCAACGGATTTACGATCCTTTATACATTTAGTCCCCATTCCATTTCCTCCATTGGATCCCGGCTTCTTGCCTGAAGGAGCTGAGGCCACAGTGGATGTACCCTTTGAAAAaacagacaacttgaagatTGCATATGATCTGCTGCAGGAACCCATTAAGCAGTTCATTGGGGAGCAGCTGCCTGATTGGATTATATCTGACTATGCAGCTCATTGGGTGGTCGACATCGCCAAAGAGTATGGTATTCCAGTTGGCTATTTTTCTCCTTTCTGTATGGCTGGCAGTGCCTTCTTTGGCGGACCAGAAAATCTCTTGGGTGCAAACAGAAACCATGCTCTCCCAACACCGGAAAGCTTAACATCGCCACCGGATTGGGTTGCGTTTGCTTCAACGGTGGCGTTTCGAGAGTTTGAAGCGTTTTATGTGCCTCGAGGCTTTTTTGGAGCGAATGGAAGTGGGATAAGTGATTCTGCAAGACTTGCCAAGATTGTTTCCGGAAGTCAAGTTTTAGCCATTCGTTCTTGCGACGAGGTTGAAGGAGAATACTTGGAGGTTTACAAGAAACTTACTGGAAAGCCAGTGATGTCCACAGGTCT gcTTCCTCCTGAGAAACCAACAAGAAGGGCAAAAGGGGAAATTTCCACTGATGATGGGATCTTTAAATGGCTTGATAAGCACGAAACCAGGTCAGTAGTGTTTGTAGGGTTTGGGAGTGAGTGTAAGTTGAGTAAAGAGCAAGTCTTTGAGATAGCCTATGGGCTGGAGCTATCAGAACTCCCCTTTCTTTGGGCACTCAGAAAACCCAGTTGGGCAAATAATGATGTTGATGCCCTGCCTGTAGGGTTTGTTGACCGTACATCAGAGAAATGGCTTGTTTGCTTGGGGTGGGTGCCCCAAATGGAAATCTTGGCACACCCATCAATTGGGGGTTCTTTGTTTCACTCTGGATGGGGATCTATAATTGAGACTCTTCAATTTGGGCATGTTCTTGTTGCTCTACCAATGGTCTTTGATCAGCCACTGAATGCAAGGCTTTTGGAGGACAGGGGTCTGGCTGTCGAAGTGAAACGCAGCCGAGATGGGTCATTTAGTAGAGATGAGATATCCAAAAAACTGAGGCATGCAATGGTGGAAGAGGAAGGAGAGAAGCTGAGATCCAATGCAAGGAAAGCTGCAGCTGTTTTTGGTGATCACAAGCTGCACCAAGACCACTACATTGGCCAATTTGTCAACTTTCTCAAGAATAATTGTACAAAGAGAACGTCTTAA